From one Armatimonadota bacterium genomic stretch:
- a CDS encoding nitroreductase family deazaflavin-dependent oxidoreductase: MAKDPFTQALRRRDQITITTIGRRTGRAIALPVWFVLERGRVWLLPTRGRRNHWFRNLLANPTLTVRAGRYRRTFTVRPLENKTVARRVAARFRAKYGPEQVGEYYSGFDAAVEVRLL; the protein is encoded by the coding sequence GTGGCCAAAGATCCGTTCACCCAGGCACTGCGCCGCCGTGACCAGATCACCATCACCACCATCGGGCGGCGCACCGGGCGGGCCATCGCCCTACCCGTCTGGTTCGTCCTGGAGCGGGGACGGGTGTGGCTTCTGCCAACACGGGGGAGGCGGAACCACTGGTTCCGCAACCTGTTGGCCAACCCCACGCTGACCGTGCGCGCGGGGCGGTACCGCCGCACCTTCACCGTGCGGCCGCTTGAGAACAAGACCGTGGCCCGTCGGGTAGCGGCCCGGTTTCGCGCCAAGTACGGGCCAGAGCAGGTGGGGGAATACTACAGCGGTTTCGACGCCGCAGTGGAGGTCCGCCTCTTGTAA
- the rpoD gene encoding RNA polymerase sigma factor RpoD, translating into MARQRGQKRQRTTDEHLLPPEEAVLPELSAEEAEPQPQPLTVGESAEEELSEEPEAGIEDIDDPVRAYLKEIGRVPLLRPAEEVALAQRVEQGDEEAKRHLIEANLRLVVSIAKKYVGRGMDFLDLIQEGNRGLIRAVEKFDWRRGYKFSTYATWWIRQAITRAIADQARTIRIPVHMTDTVNKVIRVSRLLLQKLGRDPTPEEIGNAMGISGQRVREILRAAEQPVSLETPVGGEGDSALGDFIKDEREVSPEEAVSFSVLKEEVEEVLQTLPPRERHVLRLRFGLEDGRPRTLEEVGGEFGVTRERIRQIESKALRKLRHSGRARHLKDFTG; encoded by the coding sequence GTGGCACGCCAGCGGGGGCAGAAGCGCCAGCGGACAACTGACGAGCACCTGCTCCCCCCCGAAGAGGCTGTCCTGCCGGAACTCTCCGCTGAGGAGGCAGAACCGCAGCCCCAGCCCCTGACAGTTGGGGAAAGCGCCGAGGAGGAGCTGAGCGAGGAGCCCGAGGCGGGGATCGAGGACATCGACGACCCTGTGCGGGCGTACCTCAAGGAGATCGGCCGGGTGCCCCTGCTGCGGCCGGCTGAGGAGGTGGCGCTGGCACAGCGCGTCGAGCAGGGAGACGAGGAGGCGAAGCGCCATCTCATCGAAGCGAACCTGCGCCTGGTGGTCTCCATCGCCAAGAAGTACGTGGGCCGGGGTATGGACTTCCTGGACCTGATCCAGGAAGGCAACCGCGGTCTGATCCGGGCGGTGGAGAAGTTCGACTGGCGGCGGGGTTACAAGTTCAGCACCTATGCCACCTGGTGGATCCGCCAGGCGATCACCCGGGCCATCGCCGACCAGGCCCGCACCATCCGCATCCCCGTGCACATGACGGACACCGTCAACAAGGTGATCCGCGTCTCCCGGCTGCTCCTGCAGAAGCTGGGCCGTGACCCCACACCGGAGGAGATCGGCAATGCGATGGGGATCTCCGGGCAGCGTGTGCGGGAGATCCTGCGGGCCGCGGAGCAGCCGGTCTCTCTGGAGACGCCGGTGGGGGGCGAAGGGGACAGCGCCCTGGGCGACTTCATCAAGGACGAGCGCGAGGTCTCGCCGGAGGAAGCGGTCTCCTTCTCCGTCCTGAAGGAAGAGGTGGAGGAGGTGCTGCAGACGCTGCCGCCGCGGGAGCGGCATGTGCTGCGGCTGCGGTTCGGGCTGGAGGACGGCCGGCCCCGCACCCTGGAGGAGGTGGGCGGGGAGTTCGGCGTGACCCGCGAGCGCATCCGCCAGATCGAGTCCAAGGCGCTGCGCAAGCTGCGCCACAGCGGCCGCGCTCGCCACCTCAAGGACTTCACCGGGTAA
- a CDS encoding helix-turn-helix domain-containing protein translates to MRSHQSEESEQVCPRFHRAVELVGKRWTGAIVRTLMDGPRRFSEILDAVPGLHDRLLSERLKELESEGLVIRKVYADTPVRIEYELTDKGRDLERVVAEVQRWADRWLAGLTRAAH, encoded by the coding sequence ATGCGCTCGCACCAGTCCGAAGAATCAGAACAGGTCTGCCCGCGCTTCCACCGGGCGGTCGAGCTGGTGGGGAAGCGCTGGACGGGGGCGATCGTGCGCACGCTGATGGACGGGCCGCGGCGGTTCTCCGAGATCCTGGACGCGGTTCCCGGGCTCCACGACCGTTTGCTCTCTGAGCGGCTGAAGGAACTGGAGAGCGAGGGGCTGGTGATCAGGAAAGTATATGCGGACACGCCCGTGCGCATCGAGTACGAACTCACCGATAAGGGGCGAGACCTGGAGCGGGTGGTGGCGGAGGTTCAGCGCTGGGCCGACCGGTGGCTGGCCGGGCTGACCCGCGCCGCGCACTGA
- a CDS encoding DoxX family protein translates to MLQAVFAPLVGLGPLLLRVALGIIFLVHGWPKMNPNSPMKGPAGFSGALRQLGVPMPALFAWVVILLETLGALLLIVGLGTRILGLLFAVDMLVAIWAKRRAWNVPFMAQQTTGWEFDFALLVAALSLVFTGGGAAALDQAVGL, encoded by the coding sequence ATGCTGCAAGCCGTCTTCGCACCGCTAGTCGGGTTGGGTCCGTTGCTGCTGCGGGTGGCCCTGGGCATTATATTCCTCGTGCACGGCTGGCCCAAGATGAACCCGAACTCACCCATGAAGGGTCCGGCCGGATTCAGTGGCGCGCTGCGCCAGTTGGGCGTCCCTATGCCAGCGCTCTTTGCCTGGGTCGTGATCCTGCTGGAGACCCTGGGAGCGCTGCTGCTCATCGTGGGCCTGGGAACCCGCATTCTGGGGCTCCTCTTCGCCGTGGACATGCTGGTGGCAATCTGGGCAAAGAGGCGGGCATGGAACGTCCCCTTTATGGCCCAGCAGACCACGGGCTGGGAATTTGACTTTGCGCTTCTGGTCGCCGCCCTCTCCCTAGTATTCACGGGGGGCGGCGCCGCGGCACTGGATCAAGCGGTGGGGCTGTGA
- a CDS encoding rhomboid family intramembrane serine protease: MIPLRDHLPGRSTPVVVFLLIALNVGVFLYLDSLPQPRLEALVQAYGMVPYEITRGVDLPPPGPQPVYVTLLTSMFMHGGWFHLLGNMWFLWIFGNNVEDVLGRLGFLIFYLVMGVAAAFGQILVAPASRIPLVGASGAIAGVMGAYLVFWPAARIDTLVFLFYFIRVVPLSAVFVLGYWIFIQVLQGTYALGGLTEGGVAWWAHVGGFGAGAVAGLLFRGRAREVARTFRPHW; encoded by the coding sequence GTGATCCCGCTGCGAGACCACCTGCCCGGCCGGAGCACCCCCGTGGTGGTCTTCCTGCTGATCGCCCTCAACGTGGGTGTCTTCCTCTACCTGGACAGCCTGCCGCAGCCGCGCCTGGAGGCGCTGGTGCAGGCCTACGGCATGGTCCCTTACGAGATCACCCGCGGTGTGGACCTCCCGCCGCCGGGGCCGCAGCCGGTGTACGTCACCCTGCTCACCTCCATGTTCATGCACGGCGGCTGGTTCCACCTGCTGGGGAACATGTGGTTCCTCTGGATCTTCGGCAACAATGTGGAGGACGTCCTCGGCCGCCTGGGGTTCCTCATCTTCTACCTGGTCATGGGGGTAGCGGCCGCCTTCGGCCAGATTCTCGTCGCCCCGGCCTCGCGCATCCCGCTCGTCGGGGCCAGCGGGGCCATCGCCGGGGTGATGGGGGCCTACCTGGTCTTCTGGCCGGCCGCGCGCATTGACACCCTCGTCTTCTTGTTCTACTTCATCCGCGTTGTGCCCCTTTCTGCCGTCTTCGTCCTCGGCTACTGGATCTTCATCCAGGTGCTTCAGGGGACCTACGCTCTGGGCGGCCTGACGGAGGGAGGGGTGGCCTGGTGGGCCCACGTGGGGGGCTTCGGCGCGGGGGCGGTGGCCGGCCTGCTCTTCCGCGGGCGCGCCCGGGAAGTCGCCCGTACCTTCCGCCCTCACTGGTGA
- a CDS encoding transporter substrate-binding domain-containing protein: MRRVVGLALAVLLAVGLAAYVGYAQAPRSRLDVVRERGTLICGVSGTTPGFSFPDPTSGRMVGFDADFCWAVAAFIDVARVEFVNLTSASRIPAVVAGSVDVVFRTTTVTITRDDQVDFGPVTFFDGQRLLVRSDSRINGLEDLNGARICVHAGTTSERNITDQMRARNFRFQLITFQEAAQAFQGLVQGRCDVFTTDGSQLAAFRATAPNPADFKVVGKEFSDEPLAPMFQENDSKWADAVKYAVWAVILAEELGITQAIARDPARLAAITGRDPVAKNFAELKGGAGLRPVRLVGNYGEIYDRYFGPRQRTAITREGTRNMLAIKGGAMASRPWR; this comes from the coding sequence ATGCGAAGAGTTGTAGGCCTTGCGCTGGCGGTGCTGCTGGCCGTGGGCCTGGCGGCGTACGTGGGCTACGCGCAGGCTCCGCGTTCCCGGCTGGACGTGGTCCGGGAGCGCGGGACGCTCATCTGCGGAGTGTCGGGGACCACCCCGGGCTTCAGCTTCCCTGACCCCACCTCAGGCAGAATGGTCGGGTTCGATGCCGACTTCTGCTGGGCCGTGGCCGCGTTCATCGACGTGGCCCGCGTGGAGTTCGTCAACCTGACCTCGGCCAGCCGCATTCCGGCCGTGGTCGCTGGATCGGTGGATGTGGTCTTCCGCACCACCACCGTCACCATCACCCGGGACGACCAGGTGGACTTCGGCCCGGTCACCTTCTTTGACGGCCAACGGCTCCTGGTGCGCTCCGACTCCAGGATAAACGGTCTGGAGGATCTCAACGGCGCGCGCATCTGCGTGCACGCGGGCACCACCAGCGAGCGGAACATCACGGACCAGATGCGGGCGCGCAACTTCCGCTTCCAGCTCATCACCTTCCAGGAGGCGGCTCAGGCTTTCCAGGGGCTGGTGCAGGGTCGCTGCGATGTCTTCACCACCGACGGCAGCCAGCTGGCCGCCTTCCGGGCTACAGCCCCCAACCCGGCAGACTTCAAGGTGGTGGGCAAGGAGTTCAGCGACGAGCCTCTGGCGCCCATGTTCCAGGAGAACGACTCCAAGTGGGCGGACGCCGTCAAGTACGCCGTCTGGGCCGTCATCCTGGCCGAGGAGCTGGGGATCACCCAGGCCATCGCCCGTGACCCTGCCCGGCTGGCCGCCATCACCGGACGCGACCCGGTGGCCAAGAACTTTGCCGAGCTGAAGGGGGGTGCCGGGCTGCGCCCCGTCCGTCTGGTGGGCAACTACGGAGAGATCTACGACCGCTACTTCGGCCCCAGGCAGCGCACGGCCATCACCCGGGAGGGGACGCGGAACATGCTGGCCATAAAGGGAGGCGCCATGGCCAGCCGACCGTGGCGCTGA
- a CDS encoding ABC transporter permease subunit (The N-terminal region of this protein, as described by TIGR01726, is a three transmembrane segment that identifies a subfamily of ABC transporter permease subunits, which specificities that include histidine, arginine, glutamine, glutamate, L-cystine (sic), the opines (in Agrobacterium) octopine and nopaline, etc.): protein MITSPGAKVPPWRDVRKLEVAAQVLFIFLLALAVWGARLEVGRSFIRQNIHLDWSFWRQPASFQLTALTWTVDLETLRPKLYDPGDSAGEAMIAGLFNTVKVAVLGVVLATLLGLFVGIARLSRNWLVSRLALAFVELFRNTPLLVQLFFWYFAVFLQLPSGAPGQPPIRLFADLVVLTNAGLALGGTVVERFGRLTVDGGVQLTTEFAALLVGLAVYTSAFIAEIIRGGILAVSRGQMEAARSLGLTHGQALRLIVLPQALRIVIPPLGNQFLNLTKNSSLALGIGYAEFLTAANTVSSQSFRSLEAFTAVTLGYLVLSLIISGLLNLVRARLHLAPV from the coding sequence GTGATCACCTCTCCTGGAGCTAAGGTCCCCCCGTGGCGTGATGTCCGCAAGCTGGAAGTCGCCGCGCAGGTACTCTTCATCTTCCTGCTGGCCCTGGCGGTCTGGGGGGCGCGCCTGGAGGTAGGGCGCAGTTTCATCCGTCAGAACATCCACCTGGATTGGAGCTTCTGGCGCCAGCCTGCAAGTTTCCAGCTCACCGCCCTCACCTGGACCGTGGACCTGGAGACGCTGCGCCCCAAACTCTACGACCCGGGAGACTCCGCCGGGGAAGCCATGATCGCCGGACTGTTCAACACCGTCAAGGTGGCAGTCCTGGGGGTGGTCCTGGCCACGCTGCTGGGCCTGTTTGTGGGCATCGCCCGTCTCTCCCGGAACTGGCTGGTCAGCCGCCTGGCCCTGGCCTTCGTGGAGCTGTTCCGCAACACGCCGCTGCTGGTGCAGCTCTTCTTCTGGTACTTCGCCGTCTTTCTGCAGCTGCCCAGCGGCGCGCCGGGGCAACCACCGATCCGCCTCTTCGCTGACCTGGTGGTCCTGACCAACGCCGGGCTGGCCCTGGGCGGGACCGTGGTCGAGCGCTTCGGCCGCCTGACCGTAGACGGCGGGGTGCAGCTTACCACGGAGTTCGCGGCGCTGTTGGTCGGCCTGGCCGTCTACACCTCCGCCTTCATCGCCGAGATCATCCGCGGGGGAATTCTGGCCGTCTCCCGCGGGCAGATGGAGGCGGCGCGCAGCCTGGGGCTGACCCACGGGCAGGCGCTGCGCCTGATCGTGCTGCCGCAGGCGCTGCGTATCGTCATTCCGCCGCTGGGCAACCAGTTCCTCAACCTGACCAAGAACAGCAGCCTGGCCCTGGGCATCGGCTACGCCGAGTTCCTCACTGCGGCCAACACGGTGAGCAGCCAGTCCTTCCGCTCGCTGGAGGCCTTTACCGCGGTCACCCTGGGCTACCTGGTCCTGTCCCTGATCATCTCCGGGTTGCTCAACCTGGTGCGCGCCCGGTTGCACCTGGCGCCGGTGTAG